From one Babesia bovis T2Bo chromosome 3, whole genome shotgun sequence genomic stretch:
- a CDS encoding putative integral membrane protein, with protein sequence MAIARSPISTAFRGLGFVLRKSYRPWPAIFWGTSLFALNVSGYFFFNSGYFGTSGSRER encoded by the coding sequence ATGGCTATTGCTAGGTCACCTATTTCTACCGCATTTCGCGGTTTGGGTTTTGTTCTTCGGAAGTCATATCGTCCATGGCCGGCTATATTTTGGGGTACTAGCTTGTTTGCTCTGAACGTCTCTGGTTATTTTTTCTTCAACTCTGGTTACTTCGGTACGTCAGGCTCTAGGGAACGTTAA